The DNA region TTTAGTCACGGGGATCCCAGTCACTCTTGAAACCACTGCTGCGATAGAGTCTTCAGTTACAGATTCTTCTACCAAACGGTCAGCGCTCTTGTCTGCATGCTCGTGGTAGGCTTTTTCCATATCTGCCAATTCTTGTTCCAAGGTTGGAATAATCGCATGTTGTAATTTGGCTGCTTCTTCTAGATTGTATTCATTTTCCGCTTGTTCCAAGGCATGTTTGGCATTGTCAATTTCTTGACGTTTAGCGTTGATCTCAGACATACCGCCTTTTTCAACTTGCCATTGCATGGTTAATTGGTTAGTTTTTTCACGGACCTCGGCTAACTCTTCTTGAAGGTCAGCTAACCGGCGTTTACTTGCCTCATCTTTTTCTTCTTGTAAGGCTTTTTCTTCAATTTCTAGTTGAATTAAACGACGACGTTCTTGGTCTAATTCTGTTGGCAATGAATTCATTTGCACGCGGATTTCAGCACTAGCTTCATCCACCAAATCAAGCGCCTTATCCGGTAAGTACCGGTCAGTGATGTAGCGGTCTGACAATTCAGCTGCTGCTACTAAAGCTTGGTCATGAATCGTTACTTCATGGTGCAATTCATATCGTTCTTTCAAACCACGTAAGATTGAAATAGTATCTTCAACACTTGGTTCTTTCACTAAGACACGTTGGAAACGACGTTCCAAAGCCTTGTCTTTTTCCATGTATTGACGGTATTCATCTAAGGTTGTGGCACCAATGCAGTGCAATTCGCCACGAGCCAACATCGGTTTAAGTAAGTTCCCAGCGTCCATTGACCCTTCAGTCTTACCGGCACCTACAATGTTGTGGATTTCATCGATAAATAAGATAATCCGTCCGTCTGCCTTTTTAACTTCGTTTAAGACAGCTTTCAACCGTTCTTCAAATTCACCCCGGTATTTAGCCCCTGAAATCAAGGCACCCATATCTAATGAGAAGACTGTTTTGTCTTTTAAGTTGTCAGGGACATCTTTTTTCACAATACGTTGGGCTAAACCTTCAACGATAGCGGTTTTACCTACACCAGGTTCACCAATTAGGACCGGATTATTTTTAGATTTACGAGACAAGATACGAACTACATCACGAATTTCTTCATCACGTCCGATGATAGGATCCATTTTACCTGCTTTAACTTGTTCGACTAAATCGACACCATATTTCTCTAAAGCTTCATAGTTTTCTTCTGCTTGTTTACTTGTCACATGATCACCCTGTCTCAAATTATCAATTTTTTCTTCTACCGCTTTTGCGGTAATTTGATGTTGCTTGAACCATTTTGCCAGGTCAGTATAAGCTACATCATTGATGGCTGCTAATACCATTTCAGTGGCTAAAAATTCGTCACCTTGTTTTTCCGCACGTACTTGAGCTTTTTGAATTAATTCACCCAAGCCACGTGATATTCCTTGACCATATTGTACGTTCGTACCTTGGACCACTGGTACCGCATCTAATTCACGGTTTAATTCTTCAGTTAATGCTGCCATTGGCACATTTAAATCTTCATAAAAGTCATAAGCAAAGTTTCCAGGTTGCACCAACGCTGTAAACATATGGGGAATCCCAATTTCTTGATGTTTACGAGTCATAGCAATTTGTTGGGCATTTGCGATGGCCTCTTGTAAGGTTGTAGTCATTTCCATGTTTGCCATTTCACATCACTCCTTTTACTTTATGCTTATAGTATATCACTTTGGTCAGGATAGGTCAAACATTTATCAGTGGTATTTTTGACCTTTTTTACTCATCAAAATCCTTGATATATCAATATTACACCAAGACTTGACTACAAACATCAAACTAAAGGTCAATATGTGACCACTTACTTTCTTTGACCAATTCAATATGGCGCACATCATCCCATAAAATCTTGCGACTACCGATCAAAAAATAAAAATAATTACTTTCCCCATTAAACCAACCGAGGATATGGTCAAGGTAGCGACCTAAATGATCTTTCAAAGACAATTGAATAGAAACAGGATAGTGGTTTAACCAAGCTTCCTGCAAGACTTGGTCAACCTCTTCCCTCGTCATCTCAGGCAGTGGTGTAGATACTTTAGCTGCATCCTTATGGTTGGATTGAATGCCTTTGACCAATTCATCCATGGCATAAGCAGTAGCCCACTTCATACCAAAGGTCCGGTCCTCATATTCATTATAAGGCGTGAAGTGTTTACGGGTCCTTGGGTGTCGTTGCTTTTTTAACCATGACAATTGGGCCCGTCTTGTAGCGTTCGGTAGTTCCCAAGGTTCAAGCCGCTTAGCCATGGGCCTCACCTTCGATACCCGCCATACCACCAGCGTGTCCGCCGACTAAACTAGAGCGTTCAATTGCCCGACCGCCAGCTTTAAGAGACGAGGCATAGACCAGACTCTTAAAACCGTATTTCTTACGGATGGTATCTACAATCACATCTGTTTTCAAGTCGGCTACTTGATTGTTTTCACTTTCAAATAGATTTAATTGGACTGCTTGATTGTAAACAAGGTTGCCGCTATATAAAGAAATATGCCGGATTACTTGGTTGTCATAGAGTAAGGACAGCAGATACAAGGCCACTTCAGCAATCACCTTACTTTGATTGGTCGGTGTTACCTTGATTTGCTTATGAATACCCCTTTTACCACTTGCATCAAAGTAGCCCATAGAATAGCCTAAGCCAAGACCGACGACTTGGGTTTGCGCGCCAGCTCGTCTTAAACGGGTACCAATTTGGTCAGCCATTTCCTTGACGACGACAGCAATTTCGTCCTTATCGGTGTAGTCTCTTGGGAGCACTTGACTGTTGCCGATGGACTTGTCCTTTGTGGTATAAGGGGTGCCGAGAAAAGACCGGTCCACGCCCCACGAATGGGCATAAAGTTGGGCACCCATGACCCCTAATTTATCTTTTAATACGTGATAAGAAGAATGGGCGAGGTCGTAGACATTATTAATACCCATCCCCTTTAGCCGGCGGGCCATTCGGTGGCCAATACCGCAGACTTCTGT from Aerococcus urinaeequi includes:
- the clpB gene encoding ATP-dependent chaperone ClpB, which translates into the protein MANMEMTTTLQEAIANAQQIAMTRKHQEIGIPHMFTALVQPGNFAYDFYEDLNVPMAALTEELNRELDAVPVVQGTNVQYGQGISRGLGELIQKAQVRAEKQGDEFLATEMVLAAINDVAYTDLAKWFKQHQITAKAVEEKIDNLRQGDHVTSKQAEENYEALEKYGVDLVEQVKAGKMDPIIGRDEEIRDVVRILSRKSKNNPVLIGEPGVGKTAIVEGLAQRIVKKDVPDNLKDKTVFSLDMGALISGAKYRGEFEERLKAVLNEVKKADGRIILFIDEIHNIVGAGKTEGSMDAGNLLKPMLARGELHCIGATTLDEYRQYMEKDKALERRFQRVLVKEPSVEDTISILRGLKERYELHHEVTIHDQALVAAAELSDRYITDRYLPDKALDLVDEASAEIRVQMNSLPTELDQERRRLIQLEIEEKALQEEKDEASKRRLADLQEELAEVREKTNQLTMQWQVEKGGMSEINAKRQEIDNAKHALEQAENEYNLEEAAKLQHAIIPTLEQELADMEKAYHEHADKSADRLVEESVTEDSIAAVVSRVTGIPVTKLVEGEREKLLHLDDTLHTRVVGQDEAVDSVTNAVLRSRAGVQDPNRPLGSFLFLGPTGVGKTELAKALAEAMFDSENNMVRLDMSEYMDKINVTRLIGAAPGYVGYEEGGQLTEAVRRNPYTVVLLDEVEKAHPDVFNILLQILDDGRLTDSQGRIVDFKNTIIIMTSNLGSDALLDGTDENGEIDDEAREAVQSALKMHFRPEFLNRIDDTILFRPLSHNDMGGIVRKMLAQLSDRLASQEIVVTFSDELVSWIGDTAYDPQFGARPLRRFITNQVETPVARAIIAGTISKQQAVNISIDEDHEIKFDVTPLVQN
- a CDS encoding Y-family DNA polymerase → MFANNVTFDYSKEPSRDILCIDCKSFYASVEAVERGLDPLTTKLVVMSYYDEAGGQSRGSGLILASTPAAKKAFNISNVTRARDLPYPYPDDLVIAQPRMRVYMEKNQEINRIYKSYVDEANHHVFSVDESFLDVTDSFKLFKVSSAYEMAQKIQKDVHDQTGIYTTIGIGDNPFLAKVALDIGAKKECDMIAEWRYEDVPDTLWQIADLTEVCGIGHRMARRLKGMGINNVYDLAHSSYHVLKDKLGVMGAQLYAHSWGVDRSFLGTPYTTKDKSIGNSQVLPRDYTDKDEIAVVVKEMADQIGTRLRRAGAQTQVVGLGLGYSMGYFDASGKRGIHKQIKVTPTNQSKVIAEVALYLLSLLYDNQVIRHISLYSGNLVYNQAVQLNLFESENNQVADLKTDVIVDTIRKKYGFKSLVYASSLKAGGRAIERSSLVGGHAGGMAGIEGEAHG